The Syngnathoides biaculeatus isolate LvHL_M chromosome 1, ASM1980259v1, whole genome shotgun sequence region CGCGCCCGGTCAGACATCAAGGAGAGCCAGAACATCGCTCTGCTGCACCAGCAGATCAGcgcctgcgacgccattttggaGGTAGGCGCCACGCGAGCCGCGCGGTCCCGTCTCGTCTGACCGGCGTGCGCCGCCTCCTTCCAGCGCATGGAGGAGATGCTCGGCGGCTTCCAGAGCGACCTGTCGTCCATCAGCAGCGAGATCCACACGCTGCAGCGGCAGTCGCTCGGCATGAACGTCCGCCTGAAGAACCGGCAGGCGGTGCGCGGCCGCCTCAGCCAGCTGGTGGACGAGCTGCTGGTGCCCGGCGCCATGATCTCGTGAGTCGGCCCGCCCGGCGGCCTTTGCTACTTCCCGTGCTCCGCTCTCGCAAACGCTGAGCGTGAATTGtatggcctcgcctgtgtgaccTTCGCACCTGCGTGGGCTCTcgatttcctcccgcatctAAACGGCACGCACgctagactctaaattgctcgtcgGTGCGAATGGCTcggatcggctggcgaccagttcatggcgtAGCCCGACccctcgcccaaagatagctgggatcttgactgactgggaatgaatgaatgaatggatggatggatggttgcgGGATCGCTGGAGCTgctcccagctatcatcggatGGGAGGAggggtacgccctcaactggtcgccacttTGAGTGGGTTTCTGGTCAAGCCGAAGCTTCACCCCAGAGGTTATGTATAAACCAGCGCTCCCCCCACTTGGCCAGCACCATCCTGGACACCGCAGTGACGGAGCAGGACTTCCTGGAGCAACTGCACGAGCTCAACAACAAGATCAACCTGGCCAAGGAGCTCAGCTTCCGAGAGACGCTGGCCTGCGCTGACATCCAGGACATCGTGGACCGCCTCAAGGTCAAGGTGAGCCAACGAACTCCACCTAATGTTCGCGGTCGCTGGTCATTTTCCCAGCGCTTGAGCGCCTCGCGCGCGCGTCTCCTGCAAGGCCACACCTCCGTCGTTATGGTGTGAAAGTTGACTCGAAGTAACTGGACCGGTCTTGTTTGTCAAAGTTGTTTTCTATTTGCCATCTGGTCTCCACGGACAGATGGTGGAAAGTCACCCTTAAAACGGCAAAACCTGAACGCGAAGACCAACGTGGCGAACCCAAACTGAGCCCCCTCCAATGCGACGCTCGGAGAAGAGATGACGTGCGTCCTAATACGTTGGTCTTCTGGCCGTTTCCAGGCGGTGTCCAAGATTCGCGAGTTCATCCTTCAGAAGATCTACTCCTTCAGGAAGCCCATGACCAACTACCAGATCCCACAGAACACTCTGCTCAAGTACAGGTCTGGCCACGCACACTCACCAGCACGCTCACGCGGACGGCGCTCACGTGCGCGCGCGGGCACGCAGGTTCTTCTACCAGTTCCTGCTGGCCAACGAGAGGACGGTGGCCAAGGAGGTGCGAGACGACTACGTGGACACCATGAGCAAGATCTACTTCAGCTACTTCAAGTCGTACAGCGGCCGACTCCTCAAAGTTCAGGCGAGCAAGCGCGCAAACCCGACGCGCAACTTTTAATTACACCTGCGACTAATTGCCTTTAATTGACTTTGTGTTGAAAGGTTTCCAGAagttaaaaccaaaaaaaaaaaagttcaggtcAACTCACGCTCGGTCGTGTCCGGAATGTTCCTTTTACTTTGGAAGTCTTTGCTCAAGGCCTCACGGAAATGGAATTGCGAAAGGTTTGGCAGCGAGGCAGGCCCGCTTTCAAACTGCCGCAAACACACGCTTACGTCACTGACGGTATTTTTGGAATCTCTCCCCGTAGTGATGATTACTTTGAGTAATGCATTCAAATTCGTCGTTTATTTTTATGAAGCAGTTCTCGTCGTTTGGGCGGCGCGGCGGGCGACCCCCTCACACTTTCAACGAAGTCCTAGCGTCAACCGTGTACCCCCGTCGCTTTGCCGTGTCGCGGGTAGGGAATCGTCACTTGCGTCATTCGCCGATCGCGGAAATGAGCAACGTGACAACTTTTTCTGCCAAAAAGCTTCGGAGTCCGCTCGGAAGGTTGAAAATGGCATTTTTCACGGTGTCTGCTCCAAAATGTCCATGACTTGTGGGGAGCAGGCCACTTGTCAAAATCTCTGGCTAGTTGTTGCCCGTTATCATTGCTTTGtgaattgttttggaaaaggaAATTGACGACAACgctctgaaatgaaatgaaatgaaggcACAGaacaaaggaaagaaagaacGGCCTCAATCGACAGGGTGGGCGCGTTTGAAAACTTTGGACCGGCAGCGCTAGCGAGCGCCGCAAAGTTGAAGTTCAAAGCCGAGATGACGGGACAAAAATTGTGCGTCGTAGTCTTAAGCGCCAGCAACTAAGCGGCGCCGTGTTTGTGGATGTGTGCACGCAGTACGAGGAAGTCGCTGATAAGGACGACCTGATGGGGGTGGAAGACACGGCCAAAAAAGGTatggtgtgcgtgcgtgcgtgcgtgcaatAATAACTTTTAAATTGAAAGAAGGAAACGCCTCGAGTGTAAGTGACAGACAGCCAGAGATTTGAATGGCTAATTAAATCCATAAAAGAAGGCGAAGATGAGAGGAAATGCCTGACATGGTTTGAATGAACGAACGGGCGGGTGCGGCCGCGGCCGCCAAAAGGAAAAACTGCTTCGTCATCCGAGGCGCAGCCTGGCAAGTGGACCCGCGCCGAAAGATCAGGATCTGGGGAGCGCGTCGCCAATCAGCCGAGCCAAAAAAAGAATGGAGAAAAGGTGCGAGTCCATCGCGacgagaaaaaagaaagaacaagagacgTTTCTCTTCCTTAtcagagtcgtgcaagatgtcaaATCTTGGCAGAAGAGTTCCAACGGCCCACATTGTGTCCCTTTGCCCGTTGGCGCTTCTCGTTCTGGAGCGGCTGAAAGTGATAGtcgacaaaataaataatattactaatactgattggacgtggggggggggggggtgtcagaggGGAAAAACTGTTGCAATGGCCGCTAGTTTGCTCGATAGCGGCTCGCGTGTTGCCGGTAATCCCTTCGACAGGGTTGGgtttgtccgttgcagtcggagtttgtgcCTTTTTGTGGCGGCCGATTGGATGCCCGCCGTGGGTGCAAACAAATTGTGCACAGGAAGTGGGAAACATTACATTTGGCAAAATGGATTGATATCACTGGAACTGACCGTGGCCGTTTGCCTGGGACAGATCCTCGCACAACTGCAAGCAAGAATTCCACATTTCAGTGAGTCCATTGTTGGGAGATCCAGATATGACGCTCACTCTGCCAGAGGTTTGGAGCACAGTTGCTTACATCTGGATATCAATTGAAATGAACTAAGCAaggcaaatgtatttatgtagcgcgttacatacatacatacaaaaactgagggggggaaaaaaaaaaaagaaatccaaaataaaagtacaattaagacAGCATACAGTGCCAGAAAAATGTCAAGCCGAGCGCGTCTTGATTTCAGAAAAATcctcccccaaaacaaaaaacaagaaagccGCAATGTCACGTGCGCGCATTTTGGGGACGGCCAGACGCAAACGAGCGCGTCGTCCCCGCACGGAAACGACAATCGAGCGTGTCCGGCTTGGAGCAAACCAACACGActcctgttgttgtttttttttttggggcgtaGGGTGTAAAACATCCCTTTTCCGACTCAGCAGTCCCGGACTCCCCCTCACAGGTTTCTTCTCCAAGCCGTCTCTGAAGAGCAGGAACACCATCTTCACTCTGGGCCAGAGGGGTGCCATACTCAGCCCCCCGGAACTGGAGGGTCCCATTTTGGTTCCCCACGCGGCGCAGAGAGGCGACAGCAGGGTGAGGCGAGTGATGGGTGTTGTGTTGTGGAATAGAGACGTAACTCTTAACTTACCAACGTCTCTGGTCTCGAAAAATGCGGGTTAGCGCAAATATTGCCTCCACTTAGTAAGGAAATTCCAAAAATaggaaaggcaaaaataggcgcTGCAGTCGCAGCCCCGAAACTCCACCGATAGAGCCGCTTTTCCATTGGCCGTCGCCGGAgcgtcttcctggcatcccgttGGCTCGGATGGAGGTCAACACCGAATCCCACGCTCGCGCTTTCGCACATTGGGAAAGTACAACTTGCGAATTCTTCGCCACGGGCCACAAGAAACTTTGGTGGAATGACGACGTGGGCGTTTGTACGTCAGCTGTCAAAGGTTTGCCTCCCCCTCCGTCCCTCGCCATGCCTTTCGTTTCTCTTTGCATGGTCGCCCGACGCCAAgggtaaatgaacatcattttgatCGGTACACATTTTTGGCGAGggtttggaacggattaggctatttagatggaaaaagcgcttctactcaGGAAAAATTCACGTCACAGAACACCATCCGGAACAAAATCATTGTGTCACGAGAggtgacacaaaaatgaaaatgttcaaaaagtgtttagttttttttttttttttttttttgtgtgcgtgtgcactgACTTGGTTCATCCAGGTCTCAGATTTAGCCATGAAATTTAGCCTCTCAAATTCTTTGCGCCTTAAAGTGAGTGAAAAGGCCTTTCGATTACGAGCAATTGTTCATTGACAACTGCTGTCAGAGTTGTGTTGTGAGTTGTGAGGATAATGTTGGCCAGAACATCCAAGGAAAGTGGAAGGAAACTGTTCAAGAAGTAGGCGGGGCCATGTGGCGCGCAGACTAAGCTAACGCTGTGCTCCCTCAGTACCCGTACGAGACGCTGTTCCGCAGCCAACACTACGCCCTGCTTGACAACGGCTGCAGGGAGTTCCTGTTCCTGTGCGACTTCTTCATGGTGGCGGGGAACTCCGCGCTGGACCTTTTCAACAGCATCATGGGAAAGACCCTCAGCATGTTCCTGGTGCGCTACTTTTGGTTCTCCTCGTGTGACCGGGTCGTGTGTTGTCATAGATCCGTTGTGAATCTTTTGAAACGACAAGCAACCGGCTGCTTTGGGGACCCCgaatgacatgacaaaaaattgtttgcgGTTTTGCAGCTTGATCTCAATCCATCATCATGGCCTTCATTTCAACTCGCGGCCCACTGAGGTCGCCCTCATTTGCCGCAATGACGAGCAAAAGCAGGCGAAATCAGAAGCGCTTCAAAATGCAATGCGCAAGCATTTCTAAATCTTCATAAGAAACGCTGGATGAGACCCACCAAATTGTCCTTTTCGTTCTTTTGTTTCTAGCGCAGCTGTTTGCAGCTCCCCGTGTCgaccttttttccccagattCTTCAAAAAGCAAAACGGAAATATCCCTAACCTCACTTAACCATCCTTGGGAGGGTTCTACACCTTGATTGGAGTCCAGCCTCACGTGCTGGCCCGGACTCGATCCAGACGAGTCACCGGGTCAAAGGAAGCGCCTGAAGAGCTCGAGACGGAATCGCGCCGCTCTTTTCCCTCTCGAGTCCAGTAGTTGTTGATGAATTGCTGCACCTTCGCGTTAGGTGATCGGAGGCGTGATCCCAGAAGGCTTTCGGGCACCTCCGACAATCCGCGTCCGTCCGTTATCGCGGCGACGTCACGCGTGctcgcttgtgtgtgtgtgtgtgcgcagaaAAGCATGTCCGCGTACGTGTCGGACTGCTACGACGGCATCGCGCTCTTCCTGTGCATCCACGTCATCCTGCGCTTTCGCGCCATCGGCGCCAAGAGGAACATTCCGGCTCTGGACAAGTGAGTAGCGGTCGGTTCCGCGTCCGCGTCCACGGGCTGCCCGCCGCGTGTTTGCGTCTCAGGTACTGGGAGGCCGTGCTGGAGCTGCTGTGGCCGCGCTTCGAGCTCATCCTGGAGATGAACATCCACAGCATCCGGAGCACCGACCCGCAAaagctgggagtgctggacacCAGGCCTCACTACGTATGTCACGCGCTGGGCGGGGGGGTCGTGGTCATTTCACGGCACAAATGGGTCCCCTTTCCAATTGAACTCATTTCCCAGACAAACGGGCGAAATACCATTTTGACATTTGTACTTTTCATGTGGCGAATGGGGTGAAAAGGAATagaaggggggggaaaaaaagcaacactgtCCACCGGGTGCCGCCAATGAGCCACGGGGCTTTTGTGTTTGAGAAATGTTCCGCGGTCCGGCCGCCGTCCTTTACCCCAACCCCCGGTTCCCGTGTCGCCTGTGCGCTCGTTCCAGATCACACGGCGTTACGCCGAGTTCTCGTCGGCCATCGTCGGCATCAACCAGACCTTCCCCAACGAGAGGACAGACGCTCTGCTGGCTCAGCTGCAGGTAGGGCGGGCCCGGCGCCGAGGGCGCGACCGCAAGTGGGCCGTGACCACGTCGCGCGTGATCCTTCCAGGTGGAGGTGGAGAACTTTGTGCTGAAGATGGCGGCGGAGTTCCCCTCCAGAAGAGAGCAGCTGGTTTTCCTCATCAACAACTACGACATGATGCTCGGCGTGCTCACGGTAAGCGCACGCGCTCGTCTGCGCCGGACGGCGGCCAGTTGATGCTGACTTTGTCCAGGAGAGGGCGGCAGACGACAGCAAGGAGGTGGAAGGCTTCCAGCAGCTTCTGCTGGCCAGGACGCAGGCGAgtgcttccgcttttcccaaggccgccgccgccgcctccgcctGGGCGCGTTTATCCTGAAAGGCTCTCTTTTGTACGAGCGACCGCTAGGAGTTTATTGAGGAGCTCCTGTCGCCGCCCTTCGGGGGAATGATCTCCTTCGTTAAGGAGGCCGAGGCGCTGATGGAGAGAGGGCAGCTGGACAGGCTGAAGAACGACGAAGGTGAGGAGCCGAGTGGCGGGTTCCGGACGGACCCGCGCCGGTCGTTGCGTGTGCGGCGGGCCTGAGCCGACCTGCCCCGTCGTGTAGAATTGCGCGGGAGGCGGTTCAGGACTGCGTCTGAAGTAAATGCTTTACACTTCCAAATGGAAATGAACGGTAGCGTAAATACGCGCGAGGGCCGTCTTGAACGTGGTCCCGGCGATCCAGCAGGCGTCGCTGGGTCGTGCTGCCAATTTTCAGCAAAACCGTCTCCATCGATTGTGTGATAACCGTGTGAGCGGCCCATCACGAATACGGTTTTTGCATGATCAATTTTTGGGATGGGACAAAATCAATCCCCAAAGAAGCGCAACTCCAAAGATCCGGGGTTTTTTTGCACGTGCGCGCTCTCGACAACATACTCGGGTCAAAATCAGCCGGTTGCTCCCGGTGACGACGGCACAGCTTGAAAAGTACGCGCGCCGGTCAAACCGtggcatgtgtgcgtgcgtccgtGCAGCTCGCATCTGCCAGCTGGTCCGAGGCTTCTCGGCAACATGGAAGCAGTCGGTGGAGGCCATGAGCCAGGACGTCATGAGGTCCTTCACCAACTTCAAGAACGGAACCGGGATCATCCAGGTGAGGGCGGTCGGGGCTCGTGCGCTGACTGAGACGGGAAACCCCCAAATTTCCCGCTCGTTACAGGGCGCCCTCACCCAGTTGATCCAGTACTACCACGGCTTCCACAAGATCCTCAGCCAGCCGACGTTCCGCAGCCTGCCGGCCCGATCCGACCTCATCAACCTGCATCACCTGATGGTGGAGGTGAAGAAGCACAAGCCCAACTTCTGACGGGTTTATCATTTCACCAAGGATTGAAGGAGAAAGTAAATATTCTGCGCTTGTCGTTGTGCTGCAGTCATTTTTCTAAAGTGCAATGGCTGAATCACGACACGGTAACTGGAAAGAAACCTGGCCCGTCATCTCACGTAGGCTCGTCCTTGAGGTGCTGGAAGGGCTGACGGGATATCCGCGGCGCTACTTTTAGTCACTAATAGCTTAGTGactattgctgttttttttttcatctatcttCAAAAAACCAAATGAGCACCTTTTGTAAAGTGAGCAAAGATCCACACATTGGACTTACAGATGACACCCATTGATTTTgtcctatgttttttttttttttttttttatttgaagtttTGTCTCGGTTATTGTTATTTCAAGGATCTCGTAAAGCCTTCCTCCGGAACGCGTCTTCTGCGGCAGAACAATTCGATTTCTCAGTACTCGTAGTCCGAGTCGGGCGTGGGCAACGGCTCCTCGGCGCCGTCACGGGAGGCGGGTAGAGACTTGGCTCGCCGGCGCCCGTCCGGACTCGGGCGCGACTCCGACGCCTTGAGAGAGGACCAGCGCCTCCGCGGCGCCGCCGCCGGAAGGCAGCGTGCTGACGGGAGTCGACAGTGCGCCTCAGTACCAGCGATACGCTTGCAGTAAAACTACTCTCTCGCTCGTGTACCGGTGGTTTGTTTGTAGGGTTCGAGGCAGAGCATTACTCGCTCGTGCCAGAAGAGTAGAACTTTAGTCACGGCATTACTGTAGCTGTAGTTGTAATGGTACATTTGTTCATCGCAGTACTGGCCCTAGTAGTCGAGCACGTTTTCCGTTGTGACTGACCGTTGGCGGCGAGCACGTCGCGTCCTTCGTGCTCAGTCGGCGACCTCCGCAGGCGAGGAGCTGGAATTGGAACCCTGGCGGCGCCCGTCGTCGAATTCCCTGGCAGGAAAAGCGTCTCTCCGCGTTATGTTTCCACGGTAACGTACGCAACAAGCCCctggccgttttttttttttgcctccactTACGCGGCCCAAGAGCGGCGCTGGGGCTGGAGGGACCGGGCGGGGATTCGGGGCTGAGGGCGGAGGTTTTGGACCTCGGGGCGGCCTCTGGTCCGTGGTGGTCTGTGCCTGCATTGGGACGAAGTGTTTGAGTCGCTTGGGAATtacaacccgggacctcagaactgcgaggccgacgctttaccagctgagccgccgtCGTTCAGTCAGTACTTGATTTATAAATTAACACCGTtcatattttaaacaaatgtctGATAGCTTTTGAAAAAGCTCAAGATGAATGAGTAAAATGTCCCTTTTGTAACACGGACTTACCTGTgcggtcgtcgtcgtcgtcatcttcCCTCGGTGACTGCGACTAGACCGGGGAAGAAGAACAAAAGTCTCCATGTCACTTCGAGGGGAACCGAATCCCGTCGTTTTTCTTGCCGTACGTTTACCGGCAGCGCGGATGTGCTTGACTTCTATTTTCTACGTTCATGGACTGACGGGACGGACTTTGTATGAAAGTGTCAGTTTCGTCATCGAAACAACCCCTCAGAGACTTTGATCCAGTTCTGGTTCGGCCCCTTTCCTCTTATTGGTTGCGTGAGCAAGTGATGGACCGAATCTGCTCTAGCGGGGAAGAAAAGGTTGAGAAATTCGGGCCTCTCGGGACAAAACTGTCCGGGACGCGCGGAGGATCGAAAAGTCCCATTTCACAGCTGCAGCCGACGGGACGTCCAAAAGAGTCGGGATGGttgctttggggaaaaaaagcggtCCCGGCCGGGCAGTTGGTTAGCCAGTCAACCACAGGGAGActtgattgttttatttgccATTGTGCATCTGGCGCGTGTGAAGCAGGTTgaaagttgaaaatgttttagaGGGAGGGAGATAACGCTTGGATAACTAACCCTGAGCTGACTTCCAGTACGAATCTGGCGACTGACGGGACAGTTACCTCCCCGCGATTCTCACCTTTCGAGCGGCCATTTTCTCCTGGCGTGCTTTCATCTCCGCCAGGAGGTCGGCGCCCGTGACGGGAATGCCCGCGTGCCTCGGAAGGGCGGGGCCGTCGCTTTCAGCCGCTCCGGCAGAAGGCGCCGACACGTTTGTGTCAGAGTACTCGTCGTTGCGCTTCGGAAACCTCGGGGACGGCTGGCGTGGCGACGACGGGGATGCCGGCGGGGGCTCCCCGGTGACGGAGGGTGTGGCCGGCGCGAGGGCAGGGGATATAGGCGACCGCGTGGGAGCGGGGAACCCGGAGCGCGCCTGGCCCTTGTCCGAGCGGGATGTCCGAACTTTGATGAGGTTGAAGAAGCCGCTCCCCCTGGAGTCCCGTTTCTTGTCAGCCAACTGGCGCTTGTTGGACGTCGTCACTTGTGCGGGGGCGCCTCTGCGTGGACAAGAAGCTGCGTGATTAGCTCGCATCTCTTTCGGTACAGGCTGGGGCGAGGCCCTCACTTCAAGCTGACATTCAGGACTTTCTTGGAGAAGAACTCGGCCACCCCTTCGTCCACCTTTCCCAGCGGGGTCTGACTCTCCGACCCCGCCGGTGCCTCGCACTGGAAGACAGAAGGAAAAGGTCATTCATTCTGGTCTGAGTCGTGGCGACCCCTCACCAGGGAGCATCCTAACAACACAAAGTCGGCATCACTGCAGGTTGCTGCACTAGTAGAAGTCGTGTAGGTGAAGGCAAGTCTGCATTTTGGGTTCCTGCCAACCTACCGTGACTCGACGAGGTTTGGTCCGCCTCCTGGCTTTGGGTCTCACTTTGGTGTGATGCTCCAGTGGAGGCGGTGACGCCAGAGGCGGGAATGATGGCTGCGCAAGGTTTGGCCGACACGAGGGCGGCAAGTCCAACACGTGGACTGGCACCTCCTGAAGAGCCTGATCCAGGTCCAATTCCATCTCTGAgacaaagatttttattttacattgacGCACAAAGAATAAGATGCCGCAACCACATCCGTCACTTACCATGTGCCGCCGAAACTGGTCGCACCATCCGCACCAGAATACTCTTCCGTTTGGATTTAGCCGTCGTCTGTGagtcaaagcacttcatgaagGACATTTACAACTTAAGACTCACTCTGACTCACGAAGAGGATGAATTCCTACAACAGACGCCTCCACTTGGGCTTCCCCGTCGAGGACCGTCTCATCCAGAACTTCGGTTTCCGCCTGAGACTCCGGACGTAGCGCAGGTCGCCCCTGCCTGCTCACGTGGTCGGCCTGCAGGTAGGTGGAAGCGGGGCGGGACGCGAGGGACAGATGCGGATCCAGGTCCAAGGAGGACCGAACAGATAAAGGCCGGGATAAATGGAAAATGAGAGCGAGAAGATGGGAGTGTGGGAGGACGAGATGGGCaaagaccc contains the following coding sequences:
- the vps52 gene encoding vacuolar protein sorting-associated protein 52 homolog isoform X2 — encoded protein: MAETAVAGVNAAAKGTSRAAVACFQDEMSDGEMLQLHLGELDLTTDELILDEVDLHIQANLEDELVKEALQTGVDLRQYSKQVEAELERIEHASIKDYIKESQNIALLHQQISACDAILERMEEMLGGFQSDLSSISSEIHTLQRQSLGMNVRLKNRQAVRGRLSQLVDELLVPGAMISTILDTAVTEQDFLEQLHELNNKINLAKELSFRETLACADIQDIVDRLKVKAVSKIREFILQKIYSFRKPMTNYQIPQNTLLKYRFFYQFLLANERTVAKEVRDDYVDTMSKIYFSYFKSYSGRLLKVQYEEVADKDDLMGVEDTAKKGFFSKPSLKSRNTIFTLGQRGAILSPPELEGPILVPHAAQRGDSRYPYETLFRSQHYALLDNGCREFLFLCDFFMVAGNSALDLFNSIMGKTLSMFLKSMSAYVSDCYDGIALFLCIHVILRFRAIGAKRNIPALDKYWEAVLELLWPRFELILEMNIHSIRSTDPQKLGVLDTRPHYITRRYAEFSSAIVGINQTFPNERTDALLAQLQVEVENFVLKMAAEFPSRREQLVFLINNYDMMLGVLTERAADDSKEVEGFQQLLLARTQEFIEELLSPPFGGMISFVKEAEALMERGQLDRLKNDEARICQLVRGFSATWKQSVEAMSQDVMRSFTNFKNGTGIIQGALTQLIQYYHGFHKILSQPTFRSLPARSDLINLHHLMVESFF
- the vps52 gene encoding vacuolar protein sorting-associated protein 52 homolog isoform X3 — encoded protein: MSDGEMLQLHLGELDLTTDELILDEVDLHIQANLEDELVKEALQTGVDLRQYSKQVEAELERIEHASIKDYIKESQNIALLHQQISACDAILERMEEMLGGFQSDLSSISSEIHTLQRQSLGMNVRLKNRQAVRGRLSQLVDELLVPGAMISTILDTAVTEQDFLEQLHELNNKINLAKELSFRETLACADIQDIVDRLKVKAVSKIREFILQKIYSFRKPMTNYQIPQNTLLKYRFFYQFLLANERTVAKEVRDDYVDTMSKIYFSYFKSYSGRLLKVQYEEVADKDDLMGVEDTAKKGFFSKPSLKSRNTIFTLGQRGAILSPPELEGPILVPHAAQRGDSRYPYETLFRSQHYALLDNGCREFLFLCDFFMVAGNSALDLFNSIMGKTLSMFLKSMSAYVSDCYDGIALFLCIHVILRFRAIGAKRNIPALDKYWEAVLELLWPRFELILEMNIHSIRSTDPQKLGVLDTRPHYITRRYAEFSSAIVGINQTFPNERTDALLAQLQVEVENFVLKMAAEFPSRREQLVFLINNYDMMLGVLTERAADDSKEVEGFQQLLLARTQEFIEELLSPPFGGMISFVKEAEALMERGQLDRLKNDEARICQLVRGFSATWKQSVEAMSQDVMRSFTNFKNGTGIIQGALTQLIQYYHGFHKILSQPTFRSLPARSDLINLHHLMVEVKKHKPNF
- the vps52 gene encoding vacuolar protein sorting-associated protein 52 homolog isoform X4 produces the protein MATCSIFLSVRARSDIKESQNIALLHQQISACDAILERMEEMLGGFQSDLSSISSEIHTLQRQSLGMNVRLKNRQAVRGRLSQLVDELLVPGAMISTILDTAVTEQDFLEQLHELNNKINLAKELSFRETLACADIQDIVDRLKVKAVSKIREFILQKIYSFRKPMTNYQIPQNTLLKYRFFYQFLLANERTVAKEVRDDYVDTMSKIYFSYFKSYSGRLLKVQYEEVADKDDLMGVEDTAKKGFFSKPSLKSRNTIFTLGQRGAILSPPELEGPILVPHAAQRGDSRYPYETLFRSQHYALLDNGCREFLFLCDFFMVAGNSALDLFNSIMGKTLSMFLKSMSAYVSDCYDGIALFLCIHVILRFRAIGAKRNIPALDKYWEAVLELLWPRFELILEMNIHSIRSTDPQKLGVLDTRPHYITRRYAEFSSAIVGINQTFPNERTDALLAQLQVEVENFVLKMAAEFPSRREQLVFLINNYDMMLGVLTERAADDSKEVEGFQQLLLARTQEFIEELLSPPFGGMISFVKEAEALMERGQLDRLKNDEARICQLVRGFSATWKQSVEAMSQDVMRSFTNFKNGTGIIQGALTQLIQYYHGFHKILSQPTFRSLPARSDLINLHHLMVEVKKHKPNF
- the vps52 gene encoding vacuolar protein sorting-associated protein 52 homolog isoform X1, which translates into the protein MAETAVAGVNAAAKGTSRAAVACFQDEMSDGEMLQLHLGELDLTTDELILDEVDLHIQANLEDELVKEALQTGVDLRQYSKQVEAELERIEHASIKDYIKESQNIALLHQQISACDAILERMEEMLGGFQSDLSSISSEIHTLQRQSLGMNVRLKNRQAVRGRLSQLVDELLVPGAMISTILDTAVTEQDFLEQLHELNNKINLAKELSFRETLACADIQDIVDRLKVKAVSKIREFILQKIYSFRKPMTNYQIPQNTLLKYRFFYQFLLANERTVAKEVRDDYVDTMSKIYFSYFKSYSGRLLKVQYEEVADKDDLMGVEDTAKKGFFSKPSLKSRNTIFTLGQRGAILSPPELEGPILVPHAAQRGDSRYPYETLFRSQHYALLDNGCREFLFLCDFFMVAGNSALDLFNSIMGKTLSMFLKSMSAYVSDCYDGIALFLCIHVILRFRAIGAKRNIPALDKYWEAVLELLWPRFELILEMNIHSIRSTDPQKLGVLDTRPHYITRRYAEFSSAIVGINQTFPNERTDALLAQLQVEVENFVLKMAAEFPSRREQLVFLINNYDMMLGVLTERAADDSKEVEGFQQLLLARTQEFIEELLSPPFGGMISFVKEAEALMERGQLDRLKNDEARICQLVRGFSATWKQSVEAMSQDVMRSFTNFKNGTGIIQGALTQLIQYYHGFHKILSQPTFRSLPARSDLINLHHLMVEVKKHKPNF